A window of Candidatus Neptunochlamydia vexilliferae genomic DNA:
TTTCATTAGTCCGGTGGTCACTGCTTCTAAGTTACCTACATCGTGCTGTAGATCTCCAATTTGAGCACCGAAGATGGCTCCCATATTCTGCATATTTTTTTGAAGGGATTCAGCTACATACTGCATTGCAACTGGTTGGGCATTTTCATCAAACTCTGTGAGGCTTTTAGAAGGATTTTCTCGAAGAGAAGAGAAGAGCCGTTCTCTTGCTCGCTCACTTTGCTGCTGCTCAGAAAGAGAGGAATCGGCTAAAATCTGGTTGATGTCATTTTGAAATGCATTTTGTTTAGAACTACTTAACCCTTGAAGATGTTCTGCTAAAATATTTTTAGCAGAAGCCTTTCCCCTTTTATCCATTTCATCAATGGCAAAACCCATGATTTTATCAACGCCCCATTGGGCTGCCCCAACAACAACTTTGCCTGTTCCTACTTTTCCAACGCTGAAGGCTTTATTAAGAACCTCTCTTCCTATGTGCATTGGAACCATTGCTATTTCATGATTCCTCATCCGTTTTTTATATTGATCTGCAAACATCTGGATTTGCTCAAGTTCACTTGCTGATGTCCAGTTTCTTTCATTGGCATCTACCTGGGATGCAAATGCGTTGTCTCCATCTCTTTTTTTGACTTCAAAGCAAACGAGTTGTTTGACATCTAGCGAAGCAGATGATTCTATGATCTTCTGTCTATGGTTTGATAAGTTTTCTACTGACATTGCGCGTCTCCTTGTTAAAAAAAAACCAACAATATTAAAAATGTATTTTTTATGTCAACAAATTTCGAAAAAAATCTAAAATAGTCAATATTTTCCCGTTTGGATACTAGAGAAAGTGTGGTTTTGCGAGGAGTTTTTCTGGATTGTTGTAGATTCGGGGTGTAAGTTGAGCTTGAATTAATGCGTAAGTTGTTTAACCATTTGCGAGTGATCCATAGCAAGAGCAAGACTTTGAGCTTGCATAAGAAGGTGGTGTGTCTTTTGGGGAAGCCCTTTGAGTTTGAAGTAGGAAGCTGCATTGGCAAGCGTGTCGATGTGGTGGGCTTTGCTGGGGGCTGTTAGGAGGAAGGCTTTTTTGATATAGGGGCGTGCTTGGAGGGGGTTTTTAAGCTGAAGGTAGGCTTTTGCGAGCGTGTTGTAAATCTGCATAGCAACAGTGGGCTCGCTGAGGAAAGGGAGGTTTTTTTCAATGGTGTCAAGCCAATCTAGATCTTTAGGCCCCCTCTGTAGCTCGAGCTCTAGAAAATTTCTGGCGACCTCGAGGAAGCTGTTGGGGTTCGCGCACTTTTTTGCAGATTCTAAGGCTTTCTCTAGGTGGCGTGTTGCTTGGGACAGCCTTCCTGTTTTAAGGTAGATTTCCCCTAGGTTATTCCACCCTACCCATACATCTTCTGGAATGTTAGACTGGAGAAGGTGGTTGATGCCCGATTCGATCTGTTGGATGCTTTTTTTCACTTCAACCCCTCGAGTTCCATTGATGGTTCCAAGAAGACACTCGATCCAACCGAGCGTTTGGGGATGGGAGGTTTTTTCCTTGACCTCTGACAGTTTTTGGGTGGCTTCTTCCCAGTTTCCTAGAAAATAGTGGGCCATTCCTTGGTGAAAAAGGGCCTCTAGCCCTTTTTCTTTGGAAGAGAGCGTTAGGGATTTTTCAAACTGGCCGAGTCTCCAGAGGAGATGGGCTTTGAGAAGGGGAGCTTGTAGAGGGGAAGGAATATCTAGAAGCTTTTGTGTTAGGGAGAGCTCTCCAACCTCTAAGAGGATTTCGGCGAGGTAAAGGGCGCTAGGGGTGAGGATACGAGCAGAGAAAAATATATCTGCTCCTTCTTTGAGGGTTGAGAGGTCTTTGGAAAGGATCTGAAATGTATTTTTTAGGGTGGTGTCAAACTTGGGCTCATAACCAAAGCACTTGAGAGTCAGAATAAGACTTTGAGCGGCTCTAATGTTGTTGGGTAGCTTTTCACACTGTTTTTTCCAGTAGGATAGGGCTCCTTTTTTATTGAGCTTAAGTTGCTGAGATTCGACAAATTCAAGGAGACAGTTTCTTGGATGACATTCGCCATTTTCATAGAAAGTGAGCCCTATCTCTTCCAAAAACCTTAAGGTTTTTGGTTTGATTTTAAACGCTTTTAGAAAAAGGGCTTCGTCGATATAGAAACCAGCGGAGTAGAAGGCGGCCATTGCCCGCTTTTCTTCTTTAATACTCTGGTTTTTGGGGGCTCCATGCTCTTGGCTGAGAATGAGTGATAGTTCTTTATCGGTAAGAGGGGGAATATGGTACTCGATGTAGTCGGGGGAGCGAAAGGGAGAGGGAGAAAAAAAGATGGCTCGGAGTTGATTTTTCTTTAGGTCAGCGATCACCTTTTTTGCATTTTGAGGATCAGATGCCTCAAAAAGGAGGAGCTCATGCCGCTTCCTCTTTTCAAGAGGAGCGTTTAAGGGGAGAGGGATGGAGTGGATTTTTAGTTGGGCGCTTAGGGGCTCTCCGATAATCCAAAGGTTTTTTTCTGGGTTTTCGGCAAGAAGATCCTGAATTTCTGCATGGACCTCGGGGCGGACAATGGAGTCGTTTTGGATTGAAGACTCTAAAGGGGGAAAAAGGTCGATTTGGTGGACCCCTATGTTATACATCTCTGGTTCTGGAAGCTCTTTTTTTGCCATCTTTTCTCGCGTCATTTTAAAGAGAGCAGAGGGGGAGAGATCTGTTTTTCGAAGTGTGCTAAGGGTCTCGATCAATGCCTGGGTAAAGTAGCCATAGTGGCTTTCTATATCTTCATAGGAGGGGAAGATTCCTGAGGAAAAGAGGCAAAAGAGGTTTTTTTTTGAGTGAAGTGTCCCCTCCACCTCTTCCTTGAGTTTCGGGTTGAAGATCAGGTTGAGCCTTAAGTGACAGGCATCGATAAAAAGATAGGTATTGGTTGTACTTAAAACTCCTATTTTTAGGAGGAGTTCTTCAAGGCTATAGCCTTTTTCTGTTGAAAAGGCTAAGTAAGACTCGGGAGTCGCTTCTTTTGTCCGGTATCCATGCCCACAAAAATAAAAGAGAAGCTGAAAAGGCTCTTTTTTGTCTGCTAAGAGAGAAAGGGATGTCTCTAAACTCTTCTCGTCTACTTTTCCTGTAAGAAGGGTCACATGACTTTCTGGAATTCCCCAGTGGATGAGCGCTCTTGCAAATGTAATTGCATCACTTTCTGCTGCAGGTAAGGGGGCAGTCGGATAGTCAGAGATCCCAATAATGATCGCAAAGGTTGGGGGCATCAATTTTCACACGGTTGAACGCAAATCTATAGAGAGATTAAAGAAACAAAACTTTATTGTGATCAGATTTTCTAGATTTTTTGACTTAAAAAATATCAAAAATTGACATAAAAAATCATGTTTTGATATAAAGTGTGACAGAACAAATCCTAATAGGAGGAGAGTGTCATGAGTGAATATTTTTATCTTCCAAGTGGACAAAGCCAGAGCCAGCAGACAATCTCAACAGATGAGATTATCTTAGGGATGTATGGTGTGTTGATTCAGCCAGAGTTATTAGGTACTGATTGCCAAGAGAGTGTCGAGGAAGGACTTTAGAAATTGCTCTCTTTGAGCGGGTGGGAATTGACTTGCTTGCTCGTAGAGTTTTGAAACGAGTGTCCCTTTTTGCTTGGCATTTAAGGGGCGCTGCAATTGGGAATTTTTCTCTTCTACAAGAACAACGATATCATTGAGGAGTAAAGAGGCATTTTGAGGGTTTTCTTGGGAGCTTTTTTCTTCTTCTTTTAAAAAGGATTCGGGTTGGATATCTAGGGCTTTTGATACCTTCATTAAATAGTCAAGGGTA
This region includes:
- a CDS encoding caspase family protein produces the protein MPPTFAIIIGISDYPTAPLPAAESDAITFARALIHWGIPESHVTLLTGKVDEKSLETSLSLLADKKEPFQLLFYFCGHGYRTKEATPESYLAFSTEKGYSLEELLLKIGVLSTTNTYLFIDACHLRLNLIFNPKLKEEVEGTLHSKKNLFCLFSSGIFPSYEDIESHYGYFTQALIETLSTLRKTDLSPSALFKMTREKMAKKELPEPEMYNIGVHQIDLFPPLESSIQNDSIVRPEVHAEIQDLLAENPEKNLWIIGEPLSAQLKIHSIPLPLNAPLEKRKRHELLLFEASDPQNAKKVIADLKKNQLRAIFFSPSPFRSPDYIEYHIPPLTDKELSLILSQEHGAPKNQSIKEEKRAMAAFYSAGFYIDEALFLKAFKIKPKTLRFLEEIGLTFYENGECHPRNCLLEFVESQQLKLNKKGALSYWKKQCEKLPNNIRAAQSLILTLKCFGYEPKFDTTLKNTFQILSKDLSTLKEGADIFFSARILTPSALYLAEILLEVGELSLTQKLLDIPSPLQAPLLKAHLLWRLGQFEKSLTLSSKEKGLEALFHQGMAHYFLGNWEEATQKLSEVKEKTSHPQTLGWIECLLGTINGTRGVEVKKSIQQIESGINHLLQSNIPEDVWVGWNNLGEIYLKTGRLSQATRHLEKALESAKKCANPNSFLEVARNFLELELQRGPKDLDWLDTIEKNLPFLSEPTVAMQIYNTLAKAYLQLKNPLQARPYIKKAFLLTAPSKAHHIDTLANAASYFKLKGLPQKTHHLLMQAQSLALAMDHSQMVKQLTH
- a CDS encoding helix-turn-helix domain-containing protein, with the translated sequence MEEKNIYSKLREVRRSRGLTVNKLAEKMGEDHQKVGRIERGRRSLTLDYLMKVSKALDIQPESFLKEEEKSSQENPQNASLLLNDIVVLVEEKNSQLQRPLNAKQKGTLVSKLYEQASQFPPAQREQFLKSFLDTLLAIST